Proteins from one Niallia circulans genomic window:
- a CDS encoding dipeptidase has product MHFFDGHCDVLYKMFLDGKIRFQDSQKLQVTYNGLRSSGAKIQCFAIYIPESVHPDMRFDAAIRMVEIFYEHILKPYPHLKLIQSQQDIESLGKEEIGVLLTLEGCEAIGQDIVKLKNLLRLGVTSVGLTWNNANAVADGAMEPRGAGLTVFGKEVVKELNRQHIWCDVSHLSERGFWDSIETAAYPYASHSNVFTLCPHPRNLRDDQLKALIELDSVIGITFVPQFLSGKGSVTITDVIRHVDYVCSLGGEDHIGFGSDFDGIDSFVFGLDSIYGYENLINELLKYYTSSQAEKFLFQNMKKRYPRK; this is encoded by the coding sequence CTGCATTTTTTTGACGGACATTGTGATGTGTTATATAAAATGTTTCTAGACGGTAAAATTCGCTTTCAAGATAGTCAGAAGCTACAGGTCACGTACAACGGTCTTCGGAGCAGTGGAGCAAAAATTCAATGTTTTGCCATTTATATTCCGGAGTCTGTCCATCCTGATATGCGCTTTGATGCAGCAATTAGAATGGTGGAAATATTTTATGAGCATATTTTAAAACCTTATCCACATTTAAAGTTAATCCAAAGTCAACAGGACATAGAGTCACTTGGCAAGGAGGAAATTGGTGTTTTGTTAACATTAGAAGGCTGTGAGGCAATTGGGCAGGATATTGTTAAGCTCAAAAACCTGCTGCGCCTTGGGGTAACATCTGTAGGCCTTACCTGGAACAATGCTAATGCTGTTGCAGATGGAGCAATGGAGCCGAGAGGAGCTGGACTGACTGTCTTTGGAAAGGAAGTAGTGAAGGAGCTTAATAGACAGCATATTTGGTGCGATGTATCCCATCTTTCTGAAAGAGGCTTTTGGGATTCAATAGAAACAGCTGCTTATCCATATGCGTCTCATTCCAATGTATTTACACTTTGTCCACATCCACGAAACCTGCGTGATGACCAACTAAAGGCGTTGATTGAACTGGATAGTGTGATAGGTATTACATTTGTGCCGCAGTTTTTAAGCGGAAAGGGCTCAGTGACAATTACGGATGTTATAAGACATGTGGACTATGTATGTTCATTAGGCGGTGAGGATCATATTGGCTTCGGTTCAGATTTTGATGGAATAGATTCATTTGTTTTCGGATTAGATTCTATTTATGGCTATGAGAATCTGATTAATGAGCTGCTAAAATATTACACTAGCAGTCAAGCAGAAAAATTTCTGTTTCAAAATATGAAAAAACGTTATCCACGTAAATAA
- a CDS encoding nucleoside hydrolase-like domain-containing protein: MKRTGLIVLLLLVCAIFAGCTNSSKEESGPASEPKTDTDTKTAEKQKARTVITTDGEVDDMNSVLRYLLYANEMNLEGIVLTSSVYHYAGDKDKGIEPLRWTGTEWLTNMIDAYEDAYPNLEKHADGYPEPDYLRSITKIGNISNVGEMEEETDGSQFLKELFLNDDDSDLYVQTWGGTNTTARALKSIEEEYSKSDDWESVKSKVSDKLVLYIILDQDDSYSKYIAKNWPDIRIINDTSNFWHFAYAWQLHSEELNTKLTGAWHKENIVGHGPLMDMYALMGDGKMIEGELFEEQRGTDEYLEKNPQYNKYDFISEGDSPSFFYLIDNGLRSLENPTYGGWGGRFDAVSSKVYKNTVTDFNVYANRYEAEYSLTRWFDDIQSDFAARADWLTAESYEDANHNPTVEVTEGVDLTVEKGEKVTLHANASDPDGDKLSFKWWRYFEADTYEESKVAKKDTIAEVVDGLQLGLQRELAEGETTDTIELTGKDSDTVSFTVPEDAKSGDTLHVIVEVQDDGAHALKHYQRVILTVK; this comes from the coding sequence ATGAAAAGAACAGGATTAATCGTGTTATTGCTGCTTGTTTGTGCTATTTTTGCTGGCTGCACAAACAGTAGTAAGGAGGAAAGCGGTCCTGCAAGTGAACCAAAAACAGATACTGATACGAAAACAGCAGAAAAGCAAAAGGCAAGAACGGTGATAACTACAGATGGTGAAGTGGATGATATGAACTCTGTTCTTCGCTACTTACTTTATGCAAATGAGATGAATTTAGAAGGAATAGTGTTAACGAGTTCTGTCTATCATTATGCGGGTGATAAAGATAAAGGAATTGAGCCATTAAGATGGACGGGTACAGAGTGGCTGACTAATATGATCGATGCCTATGAGGATGCGTATCCAAATCTTGAAAAGCATGCAGATGGCTACCCAGAACCGGATTACCTGCGCAGCATCACAAAGATTGGCAATATATCCAATGTAGGTGAAATGGAAGAAGAAACAGATGGTTCCCAGTTTTTGAAGGAGCTGTTCCTTAATGATGACGACAGTGATTTATATGTACAGACATGGGGTGGAACTAACACAACTGCTCGTGCACTGAAATCAATTGAAGAAGAATACAGCAAGTCAGATGATTGGGAAAGTGTAAAATCAAAAGTAAGTGATAAGCTTGTACTTTACATTATTTTGGATCAGGATGACAGTTATAGCAAGTATATTGCGAAAAACTGGCCAGATATCCGCATCATTAATGATACTTCGAATTTCTGGCATTTCGCTTACGCTTGGCAATTACATTCAGAAGAGCTGAACACAAAGCTGACAGGTGCTTGGCATAAAGAAAATATTGTCGGCCATGGACCGTTAATGGATATGTATGCGTTAATGGGTGACGGCAAGATGATTGAAGGAGAGCTTTTTGAGGAGCAGCGCGGAACAGACGAATATTTAGAGAAAAATCCTCAATATAATAAATATGATTTTATTTCTGAAGGTGATTCTCCATCTTTCTTCTACTTAATTGACAACGGATTAAGAAGCTTAGAGAATCCGACATATGGAGGCTGGGGCGGCCGTTTTGACGCTGTCAGCAGCAAGGTGTATAAAAACACTGTTACAGACTTTAATGTGTACGCAAACAGATATGAAGCAGAGTATTCCTTAACACGCTGGTTCGATGATATTCAAAGCGACTTTGCAGCACGCGCAGATTGGCTGACGGCAGAAAGTTATGAGGATGCAAACCATAATCCAACAGTTGAAGTTACAGAAGGCGTAGATTTAACGGTGGAAAAGGGAGAGAAGGTAACGTTGCATGCGAATGCTAGTGACCCTGATGGTGACAAGCTATCCTTTAAATGGTGGAGATATTTTGAAGCAGATACGTACGAAGAGTCAAAGGTAGCCAAAAAAGATACAATCGCTGAAGTTGTTGATGGTCTTCAGCTTGGTCTTCAACGTGAACTGGCAGAAGGAGAAACAACAGATACGATTGAACTAACAGGCAAGGACAGTGATACGGTTAGCTTCACTGTTCCAGAGGATGCGAAATCTGGAGATACGCTTCATGTAATTGTAGAAGTACAGGAT
- a CDS encoding SRPBCC family protein — MLADIKKVEEGYTAIFKRNFRYNAEQVWSALTDNEKLTAWFHNLEAEDLRIGGNIRFYMRDGTNTSIEMKILDFKEGVLLEYEWGEGSVRFEVAPSKAGSSLVLCEIFPNWTDHTPKDIAGWHASLEVLSSLLDGKVIEFPMERWEDLFKNYQQIKP, encoded by the coding sequence ATGCTTGCAGATATAAAAAAAGTGGAGGAAGGATATACAGCAATATTTAAACGGAACTTTCGTTATAACGCGGAGCAAGTATGGTCTGCATTGACAGACAATGAAAAATTAACAGCATGGTTTCATAATCTTGAAGCAGAAGATCTTCGTATAGGGGGAAACATCCGCTTTTATATGAGAGATGGAACAAATACTTCCATAGAAATGAAAATCTTGGATTTTAAGGAAGGTGTTCTCCTTGAATACGAATGGGGAGAGGGAAGTGTTCGATTCGAGGTAGCTCCAAGTAAGGCGGGCAGCAGCCTTGTTTTATGCGAAATTTTCCCTAACTGGACAGATCATACGCCTAAAGATATAGCTGGCTGGCATGCATCCTTAGAAGTGCTGTCCTCTTTACTGGATGGGAAAGTAATTGAATTTCCAATGGAGAGGTGGGAAGATTTGTTCAAAAATTATCAACAAATTAAGCCATAA
- a CDS encoding GerAB/ArcD/ProY family transporter — translation MMKENISLNQLLALIIGFNLGSSVVLGIGLLGKQAAWIVVLSSSFLGLIIVLAYYYMSTFSPDKNLYEIMETCIGRPLAVIGSIIYVLYFFYMACRVIRDFIELTSTVILPITPIEVLTLSLVLIIGYILYLGLEVLGRTTEIFTPYSILFIILLAVFLYASKNFSLDKVTPIFPDGVKPLIKIIFPYELVRPYGQIIAFTCIFPLVGNFKKGNKVLIFAIALSSFFLTIATLFVSLSLGSNIASRAIFPLLSATRLISIGEFIERIDAFTVFIIMLGILVKSSVFIFAGLKGLEYICHIPYRYFIMPVVCIISLFTVFIGRGITDHIQEGFKVVPFLLNLPLQFIVPVMLLVILLYKKATGKIKN, via the coding sequence ATGATGAAGGAAAATATATCGTTAAATCAACTGCTTGCTTTAATCATTGGCTTTAATTTGGGAAGTTCTGTCGTACTTGGAATTGGTCTTTTAGGCAAACAGGCAGCATGGATAGTAGTCCTTTCGTCTTCCTTTCTTGGCTTAATCATTGTCTTAGCTTACTATTATATGTCTACATTTTCTCCAGATAAGAATTTATACGAGATAATGGAAACCTGTATTGGCAGACCACTCGCAGTTATTGGCAGTATTATTTATGTCCTATACTTTTTTTATATGGCATGCCGTGTCATCAGAGATTTTATTGAGCTAACCTCGACTGTCATTTTACCAATCACGCCCATAGAGGTGCTAACATTATCGCTAGTATTAATCATTGGCTATATATTATATCTAGGCTTAGAAGTACTTGGGAGAACAACGGAAATATTCACACCTTATTCGATTTTGTTTATCATCCTATTAGCCGTTTTTCTTTATGCAAGTAAAAACTTCTCGTTAGATAAAGTCACGCCAATATTCCCAGATGGTGTTAAACCGTTAATAAAAATTATTTTCCCGTACGAACTTGTCCGTCCATACGGACAAATTATCGCTTTCACTTGTATATTTCCATTAGTAGGAAACTTTAAAAAAGGCAATAAAGTGTTAATTTTTGCTATTGCTTTATCATCCTTTTTTTTGACAATCGCAACATTGTTTGTCAGCCTTTCACTTGGCAGCAATATCGCATCAAGGGCGATATTCCCCTTATTGAGCGCGACTCGGTTAATTTCAATTGGAGAGTTTATTGAACGGATTGATGCCTTTACTGTTTTCATAATTATGCTTGGTATCCTTGTAAAAAGCTCTGTCTTTATTTTTGCAGGGTTAAAGGGACTAGAATATATATGCCATATCCCATACAGGTACTTCATCATGCCTGTTGTGTGTATTATTTCTTTGTTCACTGTGTTTATTGGCAGAGGGATAACAGACCATATTCAAGAAGGGTTTAAAGTAGTGCCATTCCTTTTAAACCTGCCCTTGCAATTTATTGTGCCAGTCATGCTGTTGGTCATATTATTATATAAAAAGGCAACAGGCAAAATAAAAAACTGA
- a CDS encoding glycoside hydrolase family 1 protein → MKKSHFPEGFLWGGATAANQLEGAYNEGGKGLSIFDMVAFVPKEERGHEIEMDVRSEAELEELLAGKGGDNFPKRRGIDFYHRYKEDIALFAEMGFKTFRMSISWPRIFPNGDETVPNEEGLAFYDRVFDELQKHGIEPLVTLSHYELPLNLVQKYNGWTDRRLVEYFVHYAETVFNRYKDKVKYWLTFNEINVSTISPYIGSGILVDRVENREQAVYQALHHQFVASARAVKACHEIIPDALIGCMLARMETYAETCSPDDVLAALEEDQKNLFFTDVQVRGYYPSYMNRYFEENDIKIDMLPGDEEILLQHPVDFLSFSYYMTMVSSGSPDKMKEKGNFFSGIPNPYLEASDWGWQIDPKGLRITLKKMYDRYQVPLFIVENGLGAYDKVEEDGSIQDDYRIDYLSAHIEQMGEAIKDGVDVMGYTSWGCIDLISAGTSEMSKRYGFIYVDQDDYGNGTLERKKKKSFDWYKNVIATNGAEL, encoded by the coding sequence ATGAAAAAGAGTCATTTTCCTGAAGGGTTTTTATGGGGCGGCGCAACTGCTGCCAATCAGCTAGAGGGTGCTTATAATGAAGGCGGAAAAGGATTATCCATTTTTGATATGGTAGCGTTCGTACCGAAGGAAGAAAGAGGTCACGAAATTGAAATGGATGTTAGAAGTGAAGCAGAGCTAGAGGAATTGCTTGCTGGCAAGGGCGGAGACAATTTCCCGAAACGCCGCGGAATTGATTTCTATCATCGTTATAAAGAGGATATTGCTTTGTTTGCTGAAATGGGCTTTAAGACATTTCGTATGTCGATTTCCTGGCCGCGTATTTTCCCGAATGGTGATGAAACAGTACCAAATGAAGAGGGCTTGGCATTTTATGACAGAGTGTTTGATGAGCTGCAAAAGCATGGAATTGAGCCGCTTGTAACATTGTCTCATTACGAACTGCCGCTGAATTTAGTGCAAAAGTATAACGGGTGGACAGACCGTCGCTTAGTTGAATATTTTGTACATTACGCTGAAACTGTCTTCAACCGTTATAAAGACAAAGTGAAGTATTGGCTGACATTTAATGAAATTAACGTTTCCACGATTTCACCTTATATCGGCAGCGGGATTCTTGTTGACCGCGTTGAAAATCGCGAACAGGCTGTTTACCAAGCACTTCATCATCAGTTTGTCGCAAGTGCAAGAGCGGTTAAAGCATGTCACGAAATCATCCCTGATGCTTTGATTGGCTGTATGCTTGCTCGGATGGAAACATATGCGGAAACTTGCAGTCCAGATGATGTGCTTGCGGCATTAGAGGAAGATCAGAAGAACCTGTTCTTCACAGATGTTCAAGTTCGCGGCTATTACCCTAGCTATATGAACCGTTATTTCGAGGAAAATGACATCAAAATTGACATGCTGCCAGGAGACGAAGAAATTTTGCTTCAGCACCCAGTTGACTTCCTGTCGTTCAGCTATTACATGACAATGGTGTCAAGTGGTTCACCAGATAAGATGAAAGAAAAAGGCAACTTCTTCAGCGGAATTCCAAACCCTTATTTAGAAGCATCTGATTGGGGCTGGCAAATCGATCCGAAGGGCTTGCGTATTACATTGAAGAAAATGTACGATCGTTACCAAGTTCCTTTGTTCATCGTTGAAAACGGATTAGGCGCTTATGATAAAGTCGAAGAAGATGGTTCTATTCAAGATGACTATCGCATTGATTACTTGAGTGCACACATCGAACAAATGGGCGAAGCAATCAAAGACGGTGTCGATGTTATGGGCTACACAAGCTGGGGCTGTATCGACCTTATCAGTGCAGGAACGTCAGAGATGTCTAAGCGTTATGGATTTATCTATGTGGACCAAGATGATTATGGCAATGGTACATTAGAAAGGAAAAAGAAAAAATCCTTTGACTGGTATAAAAATGTCATTGCAACAAATGGTGCAGAACTATAA
- the miaB gene encoding tRNA (N6-isopentenyl adenosine(37)-C2)-methylthiotransferase MiaB: MNENQRLETQKVAAVNSTDKKSAKDYSKYFETVYTPPSLRDAKRRGKEEIRYENDFAIPEEFRGMGEGRKFYIRTFGCQMNEHDTEVMAGIFMSLGYEPTNTVDDANVILLNTCAIRENAENKVFGELGHLKSLKTERPDLLLGVCGCMSQEESVVNKILKTYTQVDIIFGTHNIHRLPNILHEAYMSKEMVLEVWSKEGDVIENLPKVRNGKIKAWVNIMYGCDKFCTYCIVPFTRGKERSRRPEDIIQEVRQLAAQGYKEITLLGQNVNAYGKDFTDINYRLGDLMNEISKIDIPRVRFTTSHPRDFDDHLIEVLAQGGNMVEHIHLPVQSGSTDVLKIMARKYTREQYLELVRKMKAAIPNLTLTTDIIVGYPNETEEQFQETLSLYEEVGFEAAYTFIYSPREGTPAAKMKDNVPLEVKKERLQRLNALVNAKSAESMTSYKDQVVEVLVEGESKKHSHVLAGYTRKNKLVNFVGPKSAIGKLVKVKITDAKTWSLNGEMIEVIEAVEVN; the protein is encoded by the coding sequence ATGAACGAAAACCAGCGTTTAGAAACTCAAAAAGTAGCAGCTGTTAATTCAACGGACAAAAAATCGGCAAAGGATTACAGCAAATATTTTGAAACAGTCTATACACCACCATCCTTAAGGGATGCGAAGCGAAGAGGGAAAGAAGAAATTCGTTATGAAAATGACTTTGCGATTCCTGAAGAATTCCGCGGTATGGGAGAGGGACGTAAGTTTTATATCCGCACATTTGGTTGCCAGATGAACGAGCATGATACAGAAGTAATGGCAGGAATATTCATGAGCTTAGGCTATGAGCCGACAAATACGGTAGATGATGCGAATGTTATTCTATTGAATACTTGTGCGATTCGTGAAAACGCAGAGAATAAAGTATTCGGTGAGTTAGGTCATCTGAAGTCTTTAAAAACAGAAAGACCGGATCTTCTGCTTGGTGTATGCGGGTGCATGTCCCAAGAAGAATCTGTTGTTAACAAAATATTAAAAACATATACGCAAGTTGACATTATTTTCGGAACTCATAATATCCACCGCTTGCCAAACATCCTTCATGAAGCATATATGTCGAAGGAAATGGTATTGGAAGTTTGGTCGAAGGAAGGGGATGTCATTGAAAACCTTCCGAAAGTGCGAAACGGAAAAATCAAAGCATGGGTTAATATTATGTATGGATGTGACAAATTCTGTACGTACTGTATCGTGCCATTTACACGAGGCAAGGAAAGAAGCAGACGCCCAGAGGATATCATCCAGGAGGTTCGGCAGTTAGCTGCACAAGGTTATAAGGAAATCACCCTGCTTGGCCAAAATGTTAATGCGTACGGAAAAGATTTTACTGACATTAACTATCGTTTAGGTGACTTAATGAATGAAATCAGCAAAATTGATATACCACGAGTTCGCTTTACGACAAGCCATCCTCGCGATTTTGATGACCACCTGATTGAAGTATTGGCTCAAGGCGGAAATATGGTCGAGCATATTCATTTACCGGTCCAATCTGGATCGACTGATGTACTGAAAATTATGGCAAGGAAATATACAAGAGAGCAATACTTAGAGCTAGTCCGCAAAATGAAAGCAGCAATACCGAACTTGACTTTGACAACAGATATAATTGTTGGTTATCCGAATGAAACCGAAGAGCAGTTCCAAGAAACACTTTCTTTATATGAAGAGGTTGGTTTTGAAGCAGCCTATACGTTCATTTACTCACCGCGTGAAGGAACACCTGCAGCGAAAATGAAGGACAATGTACCGTTAGAAGTCAAAAAGGAACGTTTACAGCGTTTAAATGCATTGGTGAATGCAAAATCTGCTGAATCAATGACTAGCTATAAAGACCAAGTTGTAGAAGTGCTTGTTGAAGGCGAAAGCAAAAAGCACTCCCATGTACTTGCAGGTTATACGCGCAAAAACAAGCTAGTCAATTTTGTTGGACCAAAATCCGCAATCGGTAAGCTTGTTAAAGTTAAAATTACAGATGCAAAAACTTGGTCATTAAATGGTGAAATGATTGAGGTCATCGAAGCAGTTGAGGTAAATTAA
- a CDS encoding LysR family transcriptional regulator, which yields MDIKWLKTFIVAAEHENFRIASEELFLTQPAITKHIKRLEETVHIELFDRVGKKIVLTQAGHHFLPVAKKVFNQYEQGLEGFESWKQGYVRKLVIAAAPQIASSILPKILREFMDEYPDIEVLVHIVSSYEIGEEISMSRADIGISRLKPIQSTVQVEALHQDRVILVAPYHESLKLSEQHVLTTFRLITHNHPEYWEDLQRTVKGSYPFIRTMKVNQMEITKRFIEQGLGVSYLPYTTVMDELNAKKLMEVKPDKVLPPASSTYLLSKVKTEEVSLFISFFKEKIAVLS from the coding sequence ATGGATATTAAGTGGCTGAAAACATTTATAGTGGCGGCAGAGCACGAAAATTTCCGAATTGCTTCAGAGGAGCTTTTTTTGACACAGCCTGCGATTACGAAGCATATTAAGAGATTAGAAGAAACCGTGCATATAGAGTTGTTCGATAGAGTAGGCAAAAAAATCGTACTCACACAAGCAGGGCATCATTTTCTTCCAGTGGCAAAGAAAGTTTTCAATCAATACGAGCAAGGCTTAGAAGGATTTGAATCATGGAAGCAAGGATATGTCAGGAAGCTTGTCATTGCAGCAGCACCACAAATTGCATCCAGCATCCTGCCGAAGATTTTGCGAGAATTTATGGATGAATATCCAGATATCGAGGTGCTTGTGCATATTGTCAGCTCTTATGAAATTGGTGAAGAAATAAGTATGTCGAGGGCAGATATTGGGATATCCAGACTAAAGCCTATACAATCCACTGTTCAGGTTGAAGCGCTTCATCAGGACAGAGTGATACTCGTCGCACCATATCATGAATCTTTAAAGTTAAGTGAACAGCATGTATTAACGACATTCAGACTCATTACACATAATCATCCAGAGTACTGGGAGGATTTACAGAGAACTGTTAAAGGAAGCTATCCGTTTATTAGGACAATGAAGGTTAATCAGATGGAAATCACAAAGCGCTTTATTGAACAAGGACTTGGCGTATCCTATCTTCCGTATACTACTGTTATGGATGAATTAAACGCGAAAAAGCTGATGGAAGTGAAACCTGATAAAGTTTTGCCACCAGCTTCGTCAACATATTTATTGTCAAAGGTAAAAACAGAGGAAGTAAGTTTATTCATTTCCTTTTTTAAGGAGAAAATTGCGGTGCTCTCATAA
- a CDS encoding SRPBCC family protein: protein MSEKQMFDKLVYYTEGNNLVVERRFEAAQETVFKAFSDAHLLEAWWGPEGWQTTNARFEFKPGGVWHYCMRCTDENQGEFFGQESWGFAVYKKITVPEEIVYTDSFADELGNAQAGMPEIHITAAFKADGQQTILQFISAFASEEAIQQIVEMGFVQGTESQFRRLDKLLENGL from the coding sequence ATGTCTGAAAAACAGATGTTTGATAAGTTAGTATATTACACAGAAGGCAATAATCTTGTTGTTGAAAGAAGGTTTGAGGCTGCTCAAGAAACGGTTTTTAAGGCGTTTTCTGACGCTCATCTATTAGAAGCATGGTGGGGACCAGAAGGCTGGCAAACAACAAATGCTCGTTTTGAATTTAAGCCAGGCGGTGTTTGGCATTATTGCATGCGCTGTACAGATGAAAATCAAGGGGAGTTTTTTGGCCAGGAATCATGGGGCTTTGCTGTTTACAAGAAAATAACAGTACCAGAAGAAATCGTCTATACAGATTCCTTTGCAGATGAATTAGGCAATGCTCAAGCAGGAATGCCAGAAATACACATAACCGCTGCTTTCAAGGCAGACGGACAGCAAACAATATTGCAATTTATAAGTGCTTTTGCTTCAGAGGAAGCAATCCAGCAAATAGTGGAAATGGGCTTTGTTCAAGGAACAGAATCTCAATTCCGCAGGCTTGATAAACTGCTTGAAAACGGCCTGTAA
- a CDS encoding RicAFT regulatory complex protein RicA family protein, with protein MVKYTKEEILKRTEELAQMIQQTEEVDFYIRAEKQINQNSKVNDRIAQIKKLQKQAVNLQHYGKISALKETEAKIDALQAEIDAIPIVSDFKESQKIVNDMLQMVTKTIANNVVDAFNEEKTPDKKQNKLH; from the coding sequence ATGGTTAAATATACAAAAGAAGAAATATTAAAGCGGACAGAAGAGCTTGCCCAAATGATTCAACAGACAGAAGAGGTTGATTTCTATATAAGAGCGGAAAAACAAATCAACCAAAACAGCAAGGTGAATGACCGTATTGCTCAGATTAAAAAGCTGCAGAAGCAAGCAGTAAATCTGCAGCATTATGGGAAAATCTCCGCGCTGAAGGAAACGGAAGCAAAGATTGATGCACTTCAAGCAGAAATTGATGCGATACCAATCGTGTCCGATTTCAAAGAGTCGCAAAAAATCGTCAATGACATGCTGCAAATGGTCACCAAAACAATTGCAAACAATGTAGTTGATGCGTTTAATGAAGAAAAAACACCAGATAAGAAGCAGAATAAGCTTCATTGA
- a CDS encoding MurR/RpiR family transcriptional regulator, translating to MEQLIYTLLAYINNSLNKDINYHVAKGLLEHIHELESFSLESAADACHVAPSTINRFCKRIGFRNFSSMRNSVNIPVGASIHEANNTPLHTNELFMQLNENLAIIDQIPTEQIDRIVQRIKKSNRIIILGFEKYQVQAMELQKKLLLLGKLSECDTNFFKQMDALTELDEDDLIITISIQGNILSSYFPFIEKFKAAKGQKLLITFSGELGKLAVFDEIIQCGKIENSSVSSYTLLRLFDVLFYRY from the coding sequence ATGGAGCAGCTGATTTATACGCTGTTGGCATATATTAATAATTCCTTGAACAAAGATATTAATTATCATGTCGCAAAAGGTCTTTTAGAACATATTCATGAATTGGAAAGCTTTTCACTCGAAAGTGCCGCAGATGCTTGCCATGTGGCGCCATCAACGATTAACCGTTTTTGTAAAAGAATCGGTTTTCGCAATTTTTCAAGTATGCGCAACAGTGTCAACATTCCAGTTGGTGCTTCCATTCATGAAGCAAATAATACACCATTACATACAAATGAGCTGTTTATGCAATTAAATGAAAATTTGGCTATTATTGACCAAATACCAACTGAACAAATAGATCGAATTGTTCAGCGTATAAAAAAGTCAAACAGAATCATTATTTTAGGATTTGAGAAATACCAAGTACAAGCAATGGAGCTACAGAAAAAGCTGCTTCTATTAGGGAAATTAAGTGAATGTGACACTAACTTTTTTAAGCAGATGGATGCATTAACAGAACTGGATGAGGATGATTTAATCATCACGATATCAATCCAAGGTAATATTTTATCTTCGTATTTCCCGTTTATTGAAAAATTTAAAGCAGCAAAAGGTCAAAAACTGCTGATTACTTTCTCTGGTGAGCTTGGCAAATTAGCCGTTTTCGACGAAATTATTCAATGTGGCAAAATAGAAAACTCAAGTGTCAGCAGCTATACACTATTGAGGCTGTTTGATGTGCTGTTTTATCGCTATTAA
- a CDS encoding class I SAM-dependent methyltransferase, which translates to METVKQDTWNASLYDGKHSFVSNYGGDLISLLSPRPEEKILDLGCGTGDLASRLAGYDCEVIGIDNSPNMIAQAQKKYPHIPFFVEDATSLPFDSRFTAVFSNAALHWIKSPKQALTSIYNSLQQGGRFVAEFGGKGNVQIITDTIIEEYATQGISFNWENFPWYFPSIAEYTQLMEEAGFRVVFAQHFDRPTPLDGENGLSNWIEMFGDSFFKGLSENKKAMITQKVSKKLHPQVYKDGAWQIDYKRIRVIGIKE; encoded by the coding sequence ATGGAGACGGTTAAACAAGATACATGGAATGCAAGCTTATATGATGGAAAACATTCATTCGTATCAAATTATGGAGGAGATCTTATCAGCCTTCTATCCCCTCGTCCAGAAGAAAAGATTTTAGACCTTGGCTGCGGAACCGGTGATCTTGCAAGCAGATTGGCAGGATACGATTGTGAAGTGATTGGTATTGATAATTCACCAAATATGATTGCACAAGCGCAAAAAAAATACCCGCATATTCCGTTCTTTGTAGAGGATGCCACTTCTTTACCCTTTGACTCTCGATTTACTGCGGTCTTTTCTAATGCAGCACTTCATTGGATAAAATCGCCAAAACAAGCTTTAACTAGCATTTATAACAGTTTGCAGCAAGGAGGACGGTTTGTCGCTGAGTTTGGCGGAAAAGGAAATGTGCAAATAATTACAGATACCATTATAGAGGAATATGCAACTCAAGGAATCAGCTTTAATTGGGAAAACTTTCCCTGGTACTTTCCAAGCATCGCAGAGTATACCCAACTTATGGAGGAAGCAGGATTCCGTGTCGTCTTTGCTCAGCATTTTGACAGACCCACTCCATTAGATGGGGAAAATGGATTAAGCAATTGGATAGAAATGTTTGGGGATTCCTTCTTTAAAGGACTTTCAGAAAACAAAAAAGCCATGATTACTCAAAAAGTTTCTAAGAAATTACATCCACAAGTATATAAGGATGGAGCATGGCAAATTGATTATAAACGAATTCGTGTAATTGGCATAAAGGAATAA